Part of the Vagococcus jeotgali genome, TCAGCTAATGTAAGAGATCCGTCTTCTTCAATTTTATATGATGTGACAATACCTTGATGGTAATTAGCTCCATAAACTAATTGACGAACACCATCAACAGCGACGTAACACGGAGGAGCTCCCTTAAGCATAACACGGTTGATTAACGAGTAGTTTCCCTCGCCATCTAATTGATAGGCTGCAATACCTCCGTTTTCACCATCTTTAGCTACAGTGTATAAAAAGTCATTATTTTGAGCCGTATCTAAATAAGTCGGATTATCTTCTTGAATGATATTTTTTAAATCAATTAACATACCATTTTCTTCATCTAATTGAATTTGGTAAACACCTTTACTATCTTTTCTTGTATATGAGCCTAAAATAATTGGTTGCATATAAGTCACCCTTTCCATTATTATCAGTTTTAAGTATATCATAGTTCGATTCGTAGAAAAAAAAATAATGATTGATGATGACATTTGGAACAAAAAGCAAGACAAAATATAGATTGTGTTATACTGTATGAGTAATAAATTAAAGAATGCGGGGAACATATTATGGTTAAATCAGTTGTAACAGAAATTGGAAAAAATGCATTAGGAACAGATGATATTATTATTCTTTTTAATGAAGAGGCAACAGAGTCATTAAAAAATTTCTCAGTGATTCAACAAGTTGATTCAAAATCATTTAACTTATCAGAAGGCAGTCAAATCTCATTTGATGAGCAGATATATAATATTGTAAAAGTGGGTACTTTAGCCAATAAGCACTTAGAAGAATTGGGGCATGTGACTTTAGTGTTTAAAAATCCTAAAGAAACAGATGAATTAGTTAATGCACTCTTCTTAGAACCATACACTTTACCAGACATCAAAGAAGGTACTGTGATTACTTACAAGTAGGAGAGGATTTTGTGAAGGATATTCAGGAGAAAAACAAGAGGAATTTCTTTTATCGGTGGTTTTTGAATAATAAAATAGTGACAAGCTTATTAATTGTGTTGCTTATTTTATTAATTGTTTTAGTATTTACTAAAGTTTCTCATATTTTCAAGCCTATTGGAGAATTTTTAGGTATAGTAGGAGTTCCTATATTAATTGCAGGACTACTTTATTATTTGTTAAATCCAATAGTTAATTTTATGGAGAAAAAAGGGATTAAACGGGTACTTGGTATTTCCATTTTATTTGTAGTTGTTATTGGATTATTTACTTGGGGTATTGTGATTGTAGTTCCTAAAATAGACTCACAAATAAAAAGCTTTGTTACAGAGTGGCCTAGCTACTGGAAAACTATTGAGAGTAAGATCAATGAATTTCTATCAACTCCCTTGCTACATAAATTTAGTGAGCCAATAGAGAAATACTTAAATGATTTATTTTCTTCTATTAGTACACTTACAAAATCGTTATCTAAAACGACCTTTAAAGGTTTGGGTAGTTTTGTAGGTGTTGTGGCTAATGCTGTGATGACGGTGATAATTGTACCTTTTGTTTTATTTTATCTACTAAAAGATGGCAAAAAACTGGTACCCTATACTATGAAGGCAGTTCCAACTAAAATGCGCCAACCGACCTTAAATGTCTTATCAGATATTAATAAACAATTATCATCATATGTCAGGGGAAAAGTGACTGTAGCTATTGCTGTTGGGATTATGTTTACTATCGGGTTTAGTATTATTAGATTAGAATATGCTGTTACGCTAGGTATTTTAGCTGGTGTTTTGAATTTAATTCCATATATTGGTTCTGCTTTAGCTATGATTCCAGCTGTCATTCTTGCAATGGTAAGTGGTCCTAAGATGTTAATAGCAGTCATTATCGTGTTTATTATTGAACAAACGATTGAGGGACGGGTCGTATCTCCCCTTGTATTA contains:
- a CDS encoding PTS glucitol/sorbitol transporter subunit IIA, with amino-acid sequence MVKSVVTEIGKNALGTDDIIILFNEEATESLKNFSVIQQVDSKSFNLSEGSQISFDEQIYNIVKVGTLANKHLEELGHVTLVFKNPKETDELVNALFLEPYTLPDIKEGTVITYK
- a CDS encoding AI-2E family transporter, whose amino-acid sequence is MKDIQEKNKRNFFYRWFLNNKIVTSLLIVLLILLIVLVFTKVSHIFKPIGEFLGIVGVPILIAGLLYYLLNPIVNFMEKKGIKRVLGISILFVVVIGLFTWGIVIVVPKIDSQIKSFVTEWPSYWKTIESKINEFLSTPLLHKFSEPIEKYLNDLFSSISTLTKSLSKTTFKGLGSFVGVVANAVMTVIIVPFVLFYLLKDGKKLVPYTMKAVPTKMRQPTLNVLSDINKQLSSYVRGKVTVAIAVGIMFTIGFSIIRLEYAVTLGILAGVLNLIPYIGSALAMIPAVILAMVSGPKMLIAVIIVFIIEQTIEGRVVSPLVLGSQLDIHPLTIIFVLLTAGKLFGVLGVILGVPGYAAIKVVVLHVFEWYKDVSGLYDEPEETST